One Pseudomonas entomophila genomic window carries:
- the cpdA gene encoding 3',5'-cyclic-AMP phosphodiesterase, with protein MPQSLSPPSPVHVVQLTDAHLFADPAGSLLGLNTRNSLGHVVGQVLREQPRIDLLLCTGDLSQDASEASYAAFRQMTAVFGAPSRWLPGNHDEAQVMQTVAPELVQAVTDIGQWRIVMLDSAVVGATFGLLADDQLAVLDQALADAGERHCLVCCHHQPVDIGCAWIAPIGLRNADELLRRLKRYPQVKAVLWGHIHQEWDEVCDGVRYLATPSTCIQFAPRSEDFKVSEEQPGYRWLRLHDDGRLETGVERALDFEVKLDFDSPGY; from the coding sequence TTGCCGCAATCACTTTCGCCTCCGTCACCCGTTCACGTGGTGCAACTGACCGACGCCCACCTGTTCGCCGACCCGGCAGGCAGCCTGCTGGGCCTCAATACCCGAAACAGCCTGGGGCATGTGGTCGGCCAGGTCTTGCGCGAGCAGCCTCGCATCGACTTGCTGCTGTGCACGGGCGACCTCTCCCAGGACGCCAGCGAAGCTTCCTACGCTGCTTTCCGTCAGATGACGGCGGTGTTCGGCGCCCCTTCGCGCTGGTTGCCAGGCAACCATGACGAAGCCCAGGTGATGCAGACCGTGGCGCCGGAACTGGTGCAGGCCGTGACCGACATTGGTCAATGGCGCATCGTCATGCTCGATTCGGCGGTGGTCGGCGCCACGTTCGGGTTGTTGGCGGACGATCAACTGGCGGTGCTGGACCAGGCACTGGCCGATGCCGGCGAACGCCATTGCCTGGTGTGCTGCCACCACCAGCCGGTGGATATCGGTTGCGCCTGGATCGCGCCGATCGGTTTGCGCAATGCCGATGAGCTGTTGCGGCGGCTCAAACGTTATCCACAGGTGAAAGCCGTGCTCTGGGGGCATATCCATCAGGAATGGGATGAGGTATGCGACGGCGTCCGTTACCTCGCCACACCGTCTACCTGCATTCAGTTCGCGCCCCGCAGCGAAGATTTCAAGGTGAGCGAGGAACAGCCAGGTTATCGCTGGCTGCGGCTGCATGACGACGGGCGGTTGGAAACCGGGGTGGAACGGGCGCTCGATTTCGAGGTGAAGCTGGATTTCGACAGCCCGGGGTATTGA
- a CDS encoding DMT family transporter, with protein MNAYTYLAIAICAEVIATASMKAVKGLSTPLPLLLMICGYGVAFWMLTLVVRSIPVGIAYAIWSGLGIVLISVAALVIYGQKLDVPAMLGMAMIVGGVVVIQVFSNTAGH; from the coding sequence ATGAACGCCTATACCTATCTCGCCATCGCCATCTGCGCCGAAGTCATCGCCACCGCCTCCATGAAGGCGGTCAAGGGGCTGAGCACGCCGCTGCCGCTGCTGTTGATGATCTGTGGCTACGGGGTGGCGTTCTGGATGCTGACCCTGGTGGTGCGCAGCATTCCGGTGGGCATCGCCTACGCGATCTGGTCGGGGCTGGGCATCGTGCTGATCAGCGTTGCGGCCCTGGTGATCTACGGGCAGAAGCTGGATGTCCCGGCGATGCTGGGCATGGCCATGATCGTCGGCGGCGTGGTGGTGATCCAGGTGTTCTCCAACACCGCCGGGCACTGA
- a CDS encoding TolC family outer membrane protein, which produces MLRKLSLAIAVSCASHGVAWAVDTPTTVKTDLVSVYQEAVDNNADLAAARADYGARREVVPQARAGLLPNLSAGAEMMNTRTKLDEPSITSNRSGNAWSATLAQPIFRADRWFQLQAAESVNEQAALELSATEQNLILQTAENYFAVLRAQDNLASTKAEEAAFKRQLDQSNERFDVGLSDKTDVLQSQASYDTARANRIIAERQVQDAFEALITLTNRQYSAIQGVVHTLPVQVPTPNDAKAWVETAGRQNLNLLATNHAVTAAEETVRQRKAGHAPTLDAVAKYQKGDNDNLGFTNSQLQPNVHYGRDVEQTSIGLQLNIPIYSGGLTSSQVREAYARLTQTEQQRESLRRQVVENTRNLHRAVNTDVEQVQARKQSIISNQSALEATEIGYQVGTRNIVDVLDAQRQLYTSVRDYNNSRYDYILDNLRLKQAAGTLSPQDLQDLGRYLKADYNPDKDFLPPDLAAAAAKNFERRP; this is translated from the coding sequence ATGCTGCGCAAACTCTCACTGGCAATTGCCGTGTCTTGTGCGTCCCACGGAGTGGCCTGGGCAGTGGATACGCCCACGACGGTGAAGACCGACCTGGTCAGCGTCTACCAGGAAGCGGTCGACAACAACGCCGACCTGGCCGCCGCCCGCGCCGACTATGGCGCCCGCCGTGAAGTGGTGCCCCAGGCCCGCGCCGGCCTGCTGCCCAACCTCTCGGCCGGTGCCGAGATGATGAACACCCGGACCAAGCTCGACGAGCCGTCGATCACCTCCAACCGCAGCGGCAACGCCTGGAGCGCCACCCTGGCGCAACCGATCTTCCGCGCCGACCGCTGGTTCCAGCTGCAGGCCGCCGAGTCCGTCAACGAGCAGGCCGCGCTGGAACTGTCGGCCACCGAGCAGAACCTGATCCTGCAGACTGCCGAGAACTACTTCGCCGTGCTCCGCGCCCAGGACAACCTGGCCTCGACCAAAGCTGAAGAAGCGGCCTTCAAGCGCCAGCTCGACCAGTCCAACGAACGCTTCGACGTCGGCCTTTCGGACAAGACCGACGTGCTGCAATCGCAGGCCAGCTACGACACCGCCCGGGCCAACCGGATCATCGCCGAACGCCAGGTGCAGGATGCCTTCGAAGCCCTGATCACCCTGACCAACCGCCAGTACAGCGCGATCCAGGGCGTGGTCCACACCCTGCCGGTGCAGGTGCCGACCCCCAACGATGCCAAGGCCTGGGTCGAGACCGCCGGGCGGCAGAACCTCAACCTGCTGGCGACCAACCACGCCGTGACGGCCGCTGAAGAGACCGTGCGCCAGCGCAAGGCCGGCCATGCGCCGACCCTCGATGCCGTGGCGAAATACCAGAAGGGTGACAACGACAATCTCGGCTTCACCAACTCGCAACTGCAACCGAACGTGCATTACGGTCGTGATGTCGAGCAGACCAGCATCGGCCTGCAACTGAACATTCCGATCTACAGTGGCGGCCTGACCAGCTCGCAGGTTCGCGAAGCCTACGCGCGCCTCACGCAGACCGAACAGCAGCGCGAAAGCCTGCGCCGCCAGGTGGTGGAGAACACCCGCAACCTGCACCGCGCGGTGAACACCGACGTCGAGCAGGTGCAGGCGCGCAAGCAGTCGATCATCTCCAACCAAAGCGCACTGGAAGCCACCGAGATCGGCTACCAGGTGGGTACGCGCAATATCGTCGATGTGCTCGACGCCCAGCGCCAGCTGTACACCTCGGTGCGCGACTACAACAACAGCCGCTATGACTACATTCTCGACAACCTGCGCCTGAAGCAGGCCGCCGGCACGTTGAGCCCGCAGGACCTGCAGGATCTTGGACGCTACCTGAAAGCCGACTACAACCCGGACAAGGACTTCCTGCCACCGGACCTGGCAGCGGCGGCGGCGAAGAACTTCGAACGCCGGCCCTGA
- a CDS encoding NUDIX domain-containing protein: MTDTLNSAPQKVEIARREQLFKGFYKLDKLHLRHELFAGGMSREFTRELFVRHDAVCVLPYDPQRDEVVLIEQFRVGALDKVDNPWLIEMVAGLIDKEGEDPEEVARREGEEEAGLTFKALWPITKYFPSPGGSDEFVHLYLGRCESEGAGGLHGLEEESEDIRVRVWAFEDALQAVRDGKIHNAATIIALQWLALNRDEVRGMWK; this comes from the coding sequence ATGACGGACACGTTGAATTCAGCGCCCCAGAAAGTCGAAATCGCCCGGCGCGAGCAGTTGTTCAAGGGCTTCTACAAGCTGGACAAGCTGCATCTGCGTCACGAACTGTTCGCAGGTGGCATGAGCCGTGAATTCACCCGCGAGCTGTTCGTGCGGCATGACGCCGTCTGCGTGCTGCCCTACGATCCGCAGCGCGACGAGGTGGTGCTGATCGAGCAGTTCCGCGTGGGTGCCCTGGACAAGGTCGACAACCCTTGGCTCATCGAAATGGTGGCTGGGCTGATCGACAAGGAGGGGGAAGACCCTGAAGAAGTTGCCCGGCGCGAAGGTGAGGAAGAAGCAGGCCTGACGTTCAAGGCGCTCTGGCCGATCACCAAGTACTTCCCGTCACCCGGCGGCAGCGACGAATTTGTCCATCTCTACCTGGGGCGTTGCGAGAGTGAAGGTGCGGGCGGCCTGCATGGTCTCGAAGAAGAGAGCGAAGATATCCGGGTGCGCGTCTGGGCATTCGAGGATGCATTGCAAGCTGTGCGCGATGGCAAGATTCACAACGCGGCCACGATCATCGCCCTGCAATGGCTGGCACTGAACCGCGACGAAGTCCGAGGTATGTGGAAGTGA
- a CDS encoding DUF1249 domain-containing protein — translation MEVNLLRERYRVDLVGLQTACEANYARLMRLLPEMRTTQSSRRIGMTQGDQMLGVLVLDVVLACPYTTTLRVRQEHSLPWLPVPALEVQVYHDARMAEVVSAEHTRRLRSIYPYPNTAMHQPDEKAQLNLFLGEWLSHCLACGHELEAVR, via the coding sequence GTGGAAGTGAACCTGCTGCGCGAGCGCTATCGGGTCGACCTGGTCGGGCTGCAGACCGCCTGCGAGGCCAACTATGCCCGCCTGATGCGCCTGCTGCCGGAGATGCGCACCACGCAAAGCTCGCGGCGCATCGGCATGACCCAGGGCGACCAGATGCTCGGTGTGCTGGTGCTCGATGTGGTGCTGGCCTGCCCCTACACCACCACGCTGCGGGTGCGCCAGGAACACAGCCTGCCGTGGCTGCCGGTGCCGGCACTGGAGGTACAGGTGTATCACGACGCGCGCATGGCCGAGGTCGTCAGTGCCGAGCATACTCGCCGCCTGCGCAGCATCTACCCGTACCCCAACACGGCGATGCACCAGCCGGACGAAAAGGCCCAGCTCAACCTGTTCCTCGGTGAATGGCTGAGCCACTGCCTGGCTTGCGGCCATGAGCTGGAAGCCGTGCGCTGA
- the cytX gene encoding putative hydroxymethylpyrimidine transporter CytX produces the protein MTAPSHFSPDHPVPSHHRQFGARDLFSLWFSLGIGLMVLQVGGLLAPGLGLAGSVLAITLGTAVGVLLLAAAGVIGSDTGLSAMGSLRLTLGRHGARLPALLNLLQLIGWGSFEIIVMRDAASLLGTRAFGESSSWSSPLLWTLCFGALATLLAVSGPLAFVRKVLRKWGIWLLLGACLWLTWNLFAKADLAGLWQRPGDGSLSQAVGFDIVIAMPLSWLPLIADYSRFGQRASRVFGGTALGFFIGNAWLMSLGVAYTLAFAPSGEVNALLLALAGAGLGIPLLLILLDESENAFADIHSAAVSTGLLIKLKVEHLALAIGVLCTLIALLAPLAQYQNFLLLIGSVFAPLFGVVLVDHFVVRRRRLPAVVEGLHWQALLAWAVGVAAYHLMANMAPEVGATLPALLLAGGLHLVLALSRGRETAQA, from the coding sequence ATGACAGCACCCAGCCATTTCTCCCCCGACCACCCGGTCCCCTCCCACCACCGCCAGTTCGGCGCCCGCGACTTGTTCTCGCTGTGGTTTTCCCTTGGCATCGGCCTGATGGTCCTGCAGGTCGGCGGCCTGCTGGCGCCGGGCCTGGGCCTGGCCGGCTCGGTCCTGGCGATCACGCTTGGCACGGCGGTGGGTGTGCTATTGCTCGCGGCGGCCGGTGTGATCGGCAGCGACACCGGGCTGTCGGCGATGGGCAGCCTGCGCTTGACCCTGGGCCGCCATGGCGCGCGCCTGCCGGCCTTGCTCAACCTGCTGCAATTGATCGGCTGGGGTTCGTTCGAAATCATCGTCATGCGCGACGCCGCCAGCCTGCTGGGTACACGCGCATTCGGAGAAAGCAGCAGTTGGAGCAGCCCGTTGTTGTGGACATTGTGCTTTGGCGCCCTGGCCACCTTGCTGGCGGTCAGCGGGCCATTGGCGTTCGTGCGCAAGGTGCTGCGCAAATGGGGCATCTGGTTGCTCTTGGGCGCCTGCCTGTGGCTGACCTGGAACCTGTTCGCCAAGGCCGACCTGGCCGGACTGTGGCAGCGCCCGGGGGATGGCTCGCTGTCCCAGGCCGTAGGCTTCGACATCGTCATCGCCATGCCGTTGTCGTGGTTGCCGCTGATCGCCGACTATTCGCGCTTCGGCCAGCGCGCCAGCCGGGTGTTCGGCGGCACGGCGCTGGGCTTTTTCATCGGCAATGCCTGGCTGATGAGCCTGGGCGTGGCCTACACCCTGGCGTTCGCGCCGAGCGGTGAGGTGAATGCGTTGTTGCTGGCGCTGGCTGGTGCCGGGCTGGGTATTCCGTTGCTGTTGATCCTGCTGGACGAGTCGGAGAACGCCTTCGCCGACATCCATTCCGCAGCGGTTTCCACTGGGCTGTTGATCAAGCTGAAGGTCGAGCACCTGGCCTTGGCCATCGGCGTGCTGTGCACGCTGATCGCCCTGCTGGCGCCGCTGGCCCAGTACCAGAACTTCCTGCTGCTGATCGGCTCGGTATTCGCGCCATTGTTCGGCGTGGTGCTGGTGGACCACTTCGTGGTCCGTCGCCGCCGCCTGCCGGCAGTGGTGGAGGGGCTGCACTGGCAGGCGCTGCTGGCCTGGGCGGTGGGGGTGGCAGCCTATCACCTGATGGCGAACATGGCGCCGGAGGTGGGGGCGACCCTGCCGGCATTGCTGCTGGCAGGGGGGCTGCACCTGGTGCTAGCGCTCAGCCGCGGCCGGGAAACAGCTCAGGCTTGA
- the waaA gene encoding lipid IV(A) 3-deoxy-D-manno-octulosonic acid transferase: MNRTLYTLLFHLGLPLVALRLFLRGRKAPAYRARITERFAWQLPPLQQGGIWVHAVSVGESIAAAPMVRALLAQYPDLPITLTCMTPTGSERIHAMFANEPRVQHCYLPYDLPWAAGRFLDHVRPKLGVIMETELWPNHIHQCAKRGIPVALANARLSERSARGYARFAGLTRPMLEEMSLIAVQTETEAERFRSLGARAECVQVTGSIKFDLKVDEQLLPRARELRGQWGATQRPVWIAASTHDGEDALILAAHQQLLQVHSDALLILVPRHPERFNAVHTLCAEQFATVRRSLGEPVAAQTQVLLGDTMGELLFLYALADIAFVGGSLVPTGGHNPLEPAALALPVLMGPHVFNFLEISAMLREAGALQQVDDAEGLAGAVRRLVELPQDARRMGEAGRAVMQANQGALQRLLDGLARLLK, from the coding sequence ATGAACAGAACCCTCTATACCCTGCTGTTTCACCTGGGCCTGCCGCTGGTCGCGCTGCGCCTGTTCCTGCGCGGGCGCAAGGCGCCGGCCTATCGTGCGCGCATCACCGAGCGTTTCGCCTGGCAGTTGCCGCCGTTGCAACAGGGGGGCATCTGGGTGCATGCGGTCTCGGTGGGCGAGAGCATCGCCGCCGCGCCAATGGTGCGCGCCCTGCTCGCGCAGTATCCGGACCTGCCCATCACGCTCACCTGCATGACCCCGACTGGCTCGGAGCGGATCCACGCGATGTTCGCCAACGAGCCGCGGGTGCAACACTGCTACCTGCCCTATGACCTGCCGTGGGCGGCGGGGCGCTTCCTCGACCATGTGCGGCCGAAGCTGGGCGTTATCATGGAAACCGAGCTGTGGCCCAACCATATCCACCAGTGCGCGAAACGTGGCATTCCGGTGGCGTTGGCCAATGCGCGACTGTCCGAGCGTTCGGCGCGGGGTTATGCCCGTTTTGCCGGCCTGACCCGACCGATGCTCGAGGAAATGAGCCTGATCGCGGTGCAGACCGAGACCGAGGCCGAGCGTTTTCGCAGCCTTGGTGCCCGCGCCGAGTGCGTGCAAGTGACCGGTTCGATCAAGTTCGACCTGAAGGTCGACGAGCAGTTGTTGCCGCGTGCCCGTGAGCTGCGTGGACAGTGGGGCGCGACCCAGCGCCCGGTGTGGATCGCCGCCAGTACCCATGACGGTGAGGATGCGCTGATTCTCGCTGCCCACCAGCAATTGTTGCAGGTGCACAGTGATGCGCTGCTGATCCTGGTGCCGCGCCATCCGGAGCGGTTCAACGCGGTGCATACTCTGTGCGCCGAGCAGTTCGCCACGGTGCGCCGCTCGCTAGGCGAGCCGGTGGCGGCGCAGACCCAGGTGTTGCTGGGTGACACCATGGGCGAGTTGCTGTTCCTCTATGCCCTGGCCGACATCGCCTTCGTCGGCGGCAGCCTGGTGCCCACGGGCGGGCACAACCCGCTGGAGCCAGCGGCGTTGGCTTTGCCGGTGCTCATGGGGCCGCACGTGTTCAACTTCCTCGAGATCAGCGCGATGCTGCGCGAGGCGGGAGCGTTGCAGCAGGTGGATGACGCCGAAGGGCTGGCGGGGGCGGTGCGCCGACTGGTGGAGTTGCCCCAGGATGCCCGGCGCATGGGCGAGGCGGGCAGGGCTGTGATGCAGGCTAACCAGGGCGCTTTGCAGCGTTTGCTGGATGGGCTGGCAAGACTGTTGAAATAG
- the thiC gene encoding phosphomethylpyrimidine synthase ThiC, with product MSKQEKAISLSESAQVDQQSVQPLPNSRKVYVEGSRPDIRVPMREISLHDTPTDFGGEKNAPVLVYDTSGPYTDPNVVIDVRKGLGDVRSAWIDARGDTERLEGLSSNFGQQRLNDAELAKLRFAHVRNPRRAKAGANVSQMHYARQGIITAEMEYVAIRENMKLQEARAAGLLDQQHAGHSFGASIPKEITPEFVREEIARGRAIIPANINHTELEPMIIGRNFLVKINGNIGNSALGSSIEEEVAKLTWGIRWGSDTVMDLSTGKHIHETREWIIRNSPVPIGTVPIYQALEKVNGVAEDLTWELFRDTLIEQAEQGVDYFTIHAGVLLRYVPLTAKRVTGIVSRGGSIMAKWCLAHHKENFLYTHFDEICEIMKAYDVSFSLGDGLRPGSIADANDAAQFGELETLGELTKIAWKHDVQCMIEGPGHVPMQLIKENMDKQLECCDEAPFYTLGPLTTDIAPGYDHITSGIGAAMIGWFGCAMLCYVTPKEHLGLPNKDDVKTGIITYKIAAHAADLAKGHPGAQIRDNALSKARFEFRWEDQFNLGLDPDTARSFHDETLPKESAKVAHFCSMCGPKFCSMKITQEVREYAAKIETVDVTVEQGMREQSERFRQEGSQLYQKV from the coding sequence ATGAGCAAACAAGAAAAAGCGATCAGTCTGAGCGAGTCGGCCCAAGTCGACCAACAGTCCGTGCAACCCCTGCCCAATTCGCGCAAGGTCTATGTCGAAGGTTCGCGCCCCGACATCCGCGTGCCCATGCGCGAGATCAGCCTGCACGACACCCCCACCGACTTCGGCGGCGAGAAGAACGCCCCGGTGCTGGTGTATGACACCTCCGGCCCGTACACCGACCCCAACGTCGTCATTGACGTGCGCAAGGGCCTGGGCGATGTGCGCTCGGCGTGGATCGACGCCCGTGGCGACACCGAACGCCTGGAGGGCCTGAGCTCGAACTTCGGCCAGCAGCGCCTGAACGACGCGGAGCTTGCCAAGCTGCGTTTCGCCCACGTGCGCAACCCCCGCCGCGCCAAGGCCGGCGCCAACGTCTCGCAGATGCACTACGCGCGTCAGGGCATCATCACCGCCGAGATGGAATACGTCGCCATCCGCGAGAACATGAAACTGCAGGAAGCTCGCGCCGCCGGCCTGCTGGACCAGCAGCACGCCGGCCACAGCTTCGGCGCCAGCATCCCGAAAGAGATCACTCCCGAGTTCGTTCGCGAGGAGATCGCCCGTGGCCGCGCGATCATCCCGGCCAACATCAACCACACGGAACTGGAGCCGATGATCATCGGCCGCAACTTCCTGGTGAAGATCAACGGCAACATCGGTAACAGCGCCCTGGGCTCCTCGATCGAGGAAGAAGTGGCCAAGCTGACCTGGGGCATCCGTTGGGGTTCGGACACGGTCATGGACCTGTCCACCGGCAAGCACATCCACGAAACCCGCGAATGGATCATCCGTAACTCGCCGGTACCGATCGGCACCGTGCCGATCTACCAGGCCCTGGAGAAGGTCAATGGCGTCGCCGAGGACCTGACCTGGGAGCTGTTCCGCGACACCCTGATCGAACAGGCCGAACAGGGCGTGGACTACTTCACCATCCATGCCGGCGTGCTGCTGCGCTATGTGCCGCTGACGGCCAAGCGCGTGACCGGCATCGTCAGCCGCGGCGGTTCGATCATGGCCAAGTGGTGCCTGGCGCACCATAAAGAGAACTTCCTGTACACGCACTTCGACGAGATCTGCGAAATCATGAAGGCCTACGACGTCAGCTTCTCGCTGGGCGACGGCCTGCGCCCAGGCTCGATTGCCGACGCCAACGACGCCGCCCAGTTCGGTGAACTGGAAACCCTTGGCGAGCTGACCAAGATCGCCTGGAAGCATGACGTGCAGTGCATGATCGAAGGCCCCGGCCACGTGCCGATGCAACTGATCAAGGAGAACATGGACAAGCAGCTCGAGTGCTGCGACGAGGCGCCGTTCTACACCCTGGGTCCGCTGACCACCGACATCGCCCCGGGTTACGACCACATCACCTCGGGCATCGGTGCGGCGATGATCGGCTGGTTCGGTTGCGCCATGCTCTGCTACGTCACGCCCAAGGAACACCTGGGCCTGCCGAACAAGGATGACGTGAAGACCGGCATCATCACCTACAAGATCGCCGCCCATGCCGCCGACCTTGCCAAGGGCCACCCGGGCGCGCAGATTCGTGACAACGCGCTGTCCAAGGCGCGCTTCGAGTTCCGCTGGGAAGACCAGTTCAACCTGGGCCTGGACCCGGACACCGCGCGTTCGTTCCACGACGAGACGTTGCCCAAGGAGTCGGCCAAGGTCGCGCACTTCTGCTCGATGTGCGGGCCGAAGTTCTGTTCGATGAAGATCACCCAGGAAGTGCGCGAGTACGCCGCCAAGATCGAAACCGTTGACGTGACGGTCGAGCAGGGCATGCGCGAGCAGTCCGAGCGGTTCCGCCAGGAAGGCAGCCAGCTGTACCAGAAGGTGTAA
- a CDS encoding YqiA/YcfP family alpha/beta fold hydrolase produces MSGSILYIHGFNSSPLSKKARQLEAVMQQLGLADQLRVPALHHHPRQAIAQLEAAIGELGAPLLVGSSLGGYYATHLAERHGLKALLVNPAVAPHRLFDGYLGTQRNLYTDEAWELTHDHVEALAELEVPPPQDASRYQVWLQTADETLDYRQAERYYRACSLRIQAGGDHSYQGFAEQLPALLAFAGIARGQYAALDFSVF; encoded by the coding sequence ATGTCGGGTTCCATCCTCTATATCCATGGCTTCAACAGCTCGCCGCTGTCGAAGAAGGCCCGTCAGCTCGAGGCGGTGATGCAGCAGCTCGGCCTGGCCGACCAACTGCGCGTCCCGGCCCTGCACCACCATCCGCGCCAGGCTATCGCCCAGCTGGAGGCAGCCATCGGTGAGCTGGGCGCGCCGCTGCTGGTCGGCAGCTCCCTCGGCGGCTACTATGCCACCCATCTGGCCGAGCGCCACGGGCTCAAGGCCTTGCTGGTCAACCCGGCGGTCGCGCCGCATCGCCTGTTCGACGGCTACCTCGGCACCCAGCGCAACCTCTATACCGACGAGGCCTGGGAGCTGACCCACGACCACGTGGAGGCATTGGCCGAACTGGAAGTGCCGCCGCCACAGGACGCCAGCCGCTATCAAGTGTGGTTGCAGACCGCCGATGAAACACTGGACTATCGCCAGGCCGAGCGTTATTACCGTGCTTGCTCCCTGCGCATCCAGGCCGGCGGCGACCACAGCTACCAGGGCTTCGCCGAACAGCTGCCGGCCCTGCTGGCGTTCGCCGGGATTGCCCGCGGGCAGTATGCGGCGCTGGATTTTTCTGTATTTTGA
- a CDS encoding LysR family transcriptional regulator: MAEHWNLEQLRLFVRTAELRSFSAVAREQRRAQSAVSNAIALLEADLGVALFERSSGRQPRLTESGAALLEDARELLRQCERLDGRALALMRGQEALLRVAQDEAMPYQPVIDSLDELAARYPYLEVQLASGAQGDVARKLVERRADLGLFFHHESIPASLERRALGSVEMVTVCAVDHPLASLAKVSRQQLARHRQLLITPQQSGYPGGEAISPQVWRADSFYAMAELLMRGLGWAWLPRHVVQYPTYQAQMVELDSEWRPPALVAELAWRRDEPLGPAAQWLAERFAVHLRAIG, translated from the coding sequence ATGGCCGAGCACTGGAACCTGGAACAACTGCGGTTGTTCGTGCGCACGGCGGAACTGCGTTCGTTTTCCGCCGTGGCGCGTGAGCAGCGCAGGGCACAGTCGGCGGTCAGCAACGCCATCGCCCTGTTGGAGGCGGACCTGGGTGTGGCGCTGTTCGAGCGCAGCAGCGGGCGCCAGCCCAGGCTGACCGAAAGCGGCGCCGCGCTGTTGGAGGATGCCCGCGAACTGCTGCGCCAGTGCGAACGCCTCGACGGTCGAGCCCTGGCGTTGATGCGTGGCCAGGAAGCCTTGCTGCGGGTGGCCCAGGACGAGGCCATGCCGTACCAGCCGGTAATCGACAGCCTGGACGAGCTGGCGGCGCGCTATCCCTACCTGGAGGTCCAACTGGCCAGCGGTGCCCAAGGGGATGTGGCGCGCAAGTTGGTGGAGCGGCGCGCCGACCTTGGCCTGTTCTTCCATCACGAAAGCATTCCGGCTTCGCTCGAGCGGCGCGCGTTGGGCAGTGTCGAGATGGTCACGGTATGTGCCGTCGACCATCCGCTGGCGAGCCTGGCCAAGGTCAGCCGCCAGCAACTGGCCCGCCATCGCCAGTTGCTGATCACTCCCCAGCAAAGCGGCTACCCGGGTGGCGAGGCGATCAGCCCGCAGGTCTGGCGCGCCGACAGTTTCTACGCCATGGCCGAGCTGCTGATGCGCGGCCTGGGGTGGGCCTGGCTGCCCCGGCATGTGGTGCAGTACCCCACCTACCAGGCGCAGATGGTCGAACTGGACAGCGAATGGCGCCCACCGGCCCTGGTTGCGGAGCTGGCCTGGCGCCGTGACGAACCGCTGGGCCCGGCCGCCCAATGGCTGGCCGAGCGCTTCGCCGTGCACTTGCGAGCGATTGGCTGA
- a CDS encoding RsiV family protein yields the protein MRLVKLTCVAALALALGACQSLFTPNYRAPLEVKREAWEHLKPGCSESDCPLVNIDVVHFPALPKLDAIVEKRLLQLTEDNQRGTPPTSLQMYEQQYLAQADKRNSSYLQAKVREQHDGLVIIELSSYLDSGGAHGMPGRGFINYSRKLDKVLTLQDMLVPGQEATFWKTAEESHRAWLISTGMDKDPEFVKTWPFKQSPHIALTYGAVVIKYEVYAIAPYSMGHVELKIPYPRLNGVIKPELFPGRG from the coding sequence ATGAGGCTAGTCAAACTGACTTGCGTGGCCGCCCTGGCCCTGGCGCTCGGCGCCTGCCAGAGCCTGTTCACGCCCAACTACCGGGCGCCGCTGGAGGTCAAGCGCGAAGCCTGGGAACACCTCAAGCCCGGCTGCAGCGAAAGCGACTGCCCGCTGGTCAACATCGACGTGGTGCACTTCCCGGCCCTGCCCAAGCTCGACGCCATCGTCGAAAAGCGCTTGTTGCAGCTGACCGAGGACAACCAGCGCGGTACCCCGCCGACCTCGCTGCAGATGTATGAACAGCAGTACCTGGCCCAGGCCGACAAGCGCAACAGCAGCTACCTGCAAGCCAAGGTACGCGAACAGCATGACGGCCTGGTGATCATCGAGCTGTCCAGCTACCTCGACAGCGGCGGCGCCCACGGCATGCCCGGGCGCGGCTTCATCAACTACTCGCGCAAACTGGACAAGGTGCTGACGCTGCAGGACATGCTGGTGCCCGGCCAGGAAGCGACGTTCTGGAAGACCGCCGAGGAATCCCACCGCGCCTGGCTGATCAGTACCGGCATGGACAAGGACCCGGAGTTCGTCAAGACCTGGCCGTTCAAGCAGTCGCCGCACATCGCCCTGACCTACGGCGCGGTGGTGATCAAGTACGAGGTCTACGCCATCGCCCCGTATTCCATGGGCCACGTCGAGCTGAAGATCCCCTACCCGCGCCTCAACGGCGTGATCAAGCCTGAGCTGTTTCCCGGCCGCGGCTGA